A portion of the Oryzias melastigma strain HK-1 linkage group LG1, ASM292280v2, whole genome shotgun sequence genome contains these proteins:
- the ogal gene encoding protein O-GlcNAcase isoform X1, protein MSADGARAGGTPRFISGVVEGFYGRPWTMEQRTELFKREQQWGLNTYLYAPKDDYKHRMYWRELYSPEEADQLKALISAAKQHQVEFIYAISPGLDITFSNPKEVAALKRKLDQVKQFGCRSFSLLFDDIETEMCAADKKAFSSFADAQVSITNQVYEHLRSPETFLFCPTDYCAAFCTPTVSQSSYLQTVGEKLLPGIDILWTGPKVVSHTISVESIVEVTSVLKRAPVIWDNIHANDYDPQRLFLGPYKDRPTELISKLRGVLTNPNCEFYPNFVAIHTLATWCRSADGGASDLEIGDEGQDRGYNPHRALNLALSDWLLELMSAGGAAGQLKKESSKEESVQTDSGESPYVPGPGENPLYTAEPLTLDDLKLLSDLFYLPYEHGPTARSMLQELDWLKTHSQTEQTEEWRCRAQHFDQMCKAVVQMFNRLSNAPNRRVLYDLYDYICDIKSGVGLACAHVKALGGQESLVAQLMTDDPEPWGFRGGLSGEFQRMLPGHGNRDLFRHPPMTAVYTIRPYSAEDQTAVQRIFKGMQKGGAGDKAPMMMQPPLISDGLSSGEVPPSPGHAFVMEDDVGVCGYAIALIDAKPAAAQCQQRAPLCEDYPSMLGVQVLPRVTDPSPARRMTGLLMSSLKSSGSRGVFCELRQSDRRMIDFFSKLGSFKHLSGADLPQDVLVMAASL, encoded by the exons ATGTCTGCAGACGGGGCCCGGGCAGGGGGGACCCCCCGCTTCATCAGCGGGGTGGTGGAAG GTTTCTATGGGCGACCGTGGACCATGGAGCAGAGGACGGAGCTCTTCAAGAG GGAGCAGCAGTGGGGGTTGAACACATACCTGTACGCCCCCAAAGACGACTACAAACACAGGATGTACTGGAGAGAGCTGTACTCACCTGAGGAGGCAG ACCAACTGAAGGCCCTGATTTCAGCAGCCAAGCAGCACCAGGTGGAGTTCATCTACGCCATCTCTCCCGGTTTGGACATAACCTTCTCCAACCCCAAAGAGGTGGCGGCTCTGAAGAGGAAGCTGGACCAG GTGAAGCAGTTCGGCTGCAGGTCCTTCTCTTTGCTCTTTGACGACATCGAGACAGAAATGTGCGCCGCCGACAAGAAGGCTTTCAGCTCCTTCGCCGACGCTCAGGTGTCCATCACCAACCAGGTGTACGAGCACCTGAGAAGTCCCGAGACCTTCCTGTTCTGCCCCACAG ACTACTGCGCTGCGTTCTGCACCCCAACCGTGTCCCAGTCCTCCTACCTGCAGACTGTGGGGGAGAAGCTGCTGCCCGGCATCGACATCCTGTGGACGG GTCCAAAGGTGGTGTCCCACACGATCTCTGTGGAGTCCATAGTAGAGGTCACCTCTGTCCTGAAGAGGGCGCCAGTCATCTGGGACAACATTCACGCCAACGACTACGACCCACAGAGGCTTTTCCTGGGACCCTATAAG GATCGGCCCACTGAGCTGATTTCCAAACTGAGAGGAGTCCTCACCAACCCCAACTGTGAGTTTTACCCCAACTTTGTGGCCATTCACACTCTGGCCACGTGGTGCAGATCTGCTGATGGAGGAGCGTCAGACTTGGAGATAG GTGATGAGGGGCAGGACCGCGGCTACAACCCCCACAGAGCCCTCAACCTGGCCCTCTCTGACTGGCTGCTGGAGCTGATGAGTGCGGGTGGAGCGGCAG GACAACTCAAAAAAGAATCTTCGAAGGAGGAGTCCGTGCAGACGGACTCGGGGGAGAGTCCCTACGTCCCTGGACCTGGGGAGAACCCGCTGTACACCGCCGAGCCTCTGACTCTGGACGACCTGAAGCTGCTGTCGGACCTCTTCTACCTGCCGTACGAGCACGGGCCCACGGCCAGGAGCATGCTGCAGGAGCTGGACTGGCTGAAGACCCACAGTCAGACCGAGCAG ACGGAGGAGTGGCGCTGCCGGGCGCAGCACTTCGATCAGATGTGCAAGGCGGTGGTGCAGATGTTCAACCGGCTGTCCAACGCTCCCAACCGCCGCGTCCTCTACGACCTCTACGACTACATCTGCGACATCAAGAGCGGGGTGGGGCTGGCGTGCGCCCACGTCAAAGCGCTCG GCGGGCAGGAATCACTGGTCGCACAGCTGATGACTGATGACCCTGAACCCTGGGGCTTCAGGGGGGGGCTCTCTGGAGAGTTCCAG AGGATGCTGCCAGGACATGGGAACAGGGACCTGTTCAGACACCCCCCCATGACGGCGGTTTACACCATCCGACCGTACAGCGCCGAGGACCAG ACTGCAGTTCAGAGGATCTTCAAGGGGATGCAGAAGGGGGGGGCAGGCGATAAAGCCCCTATGATGATGCAGCCCCCACTGATCAGCGATGG CCTGTCCTCAGGGGAAGTCCCCCCCTCCCCCGGACATGCTTTTGTCATGGAGGACGACGTGGGGGTGTGCGGCTATGCCATTGCCCTCATCGACGCCAAACCAGCTGCAGCCCAGTGTCAG CAGAGGGCGCCCTTGTGTGAGGACTACCCCTCCATGCTAGGAGTCCAGGTGCTGCCCAGAGTCACTGACCCCTCACCTGCCAGACGCATGACGGGTCTGCTGATGTCCTCCCTGAAGAGCAGTG GATCCAGAGGAGTGTTTTGTGAGTTGAGGCAGAGCGATCGGAGGATGATCGATTTCTTCTCAAAGCTGGGCTCCTTCAAACACCTGTCCGGGGCGGACCTTCCTCAGGACGTCCTGGTCATGGCGGCGAGTCTGTGA
- the ogal gene encoding protein O-GlcNAcase isoform X2: MSADGARAGGTPRFISGVVEGFYGRPWTMEQRTELFKREQQWGLNTYLYAPKDDYKHRMYWRELYSPEEADQLKALISAAKQHQVEFIYAISPGLDITFSNPKEVAALKRKLDQVKQFGCRSFSLLFDDIETEMCAADKKAFSSFADAQVSITNQVYEHLRSPETFLFCPTDYCAAFCTPTVSQSSYLQTVGEKLLPGIDILWTGPKVVSHTISVESIVEVTSVLKRAPVIWDNIHANDYDPQRLFLGPYKDRPTELISKLRGVLTNPNCEFYPNFVAIHTLATWCRSADGGASDLEIGDEGQDRGYNPHRALNLALSDWLLELMSAGGAAGQLKKESSKEESVQTDSGESPYVPGPGENPLYTAEPLTLDDLKLLSDLFYLPYEHGPTARSMLQELDWLKTHSQTEQTEEWRCRAQHFDQMCKAVVQMFNRLSNAPNRRVLYDLYDYICDIKSGVGLACAHVKALGGQESLVAQLMTDDPEPWGFRGGLSGEFQRMLPGHGNRDLFRHPPMTAVYTIRPYSAEDQTAVQRIFKGMQKGGAGDKAPMMMQPPLISDGLSSGEVPPSPGHAFVMEDDVGVCGYAIALIDAKPAAAQCQRAPLCEDYPSMLGVQVLPRVTDPSPARRMTGLLMSSLKSSGSRGVFCELRQSDRRMIDFFSKLGSFKHLSGADLPQDVLVMAASL, encoded by the exons ATGTCTGCAGACGGGGCCCGGGCAGGGGGGACCCCCCGCTTCATCAGCGGGGTGGTGGAAG GTTTCTATGGGCGACCGTGGACCATGGAGCAGAGGACGGAGCTCTTCAAGAG GGAGCAGCAGTGGGGGTTGAACACATACCTGTACGCCCCCAAAGACGACTACAAACACAGGATGTACTGGAGAGAGCTGTACTCACCTGAGGAGGCAG ACCAACTGAAGGCCCTGATTTCAGCAGCCAAGCAGCACCAGGTGGAGTTCATCTACGCCATCTCTCCCGGTTTGGACATAACCTTCTCCAACCCCAAAGAGGTGGCGGCTCTGAAGAGGAAGCTGGACCAG GTGAAGCAGTTCGGCTGCAGGTCCTTCTCTTTGCTCTTTGACGACATCGAGACAGAAATGTGCGCCGCCGACAAGAAGGCTTTCAGCTCCTTCGCCGACGCTCAGGTGTCCATCACCAACCAGGTGTACGAGCACCTGAGAAGTCCCGAGACCTTCCTGTTCTGCCCCACAG ACTACTGCGCTGCGTTCTGCACCCCAACCGTGTCCCAGTCCTCCTACCTGCAGACTGTGGGGGAGAAGCTGCTGCCCGGCATCGACATCCTGTGGACGG GTCCAAAGGTGGTGTCCCACACGATCTCTGTGGAGTCCATAGTAGAGGTCACCTCTGTCCTGAAGAGGGCGCCAGTCATCTGGGACAACATTCACGCCAACGACTACGACCCACAGAGGCTTTTCCTGGGACCCTATAAG GATCGGCCCACTGAGCTGATTTCCAAACTGAGAGGAGTCCTCACCAACCCCAACTGTGAGTTTTACCCCAACTTTGTGGCCATTCACACTCTGGCCACGTGGTGCAGATCTGCTGATGGAGGAGCGTCAGACTTGGAGATAG GTGATGAGGGGCAGGACCGCGGCTACAACCCCCACAGAGCCCTCAACCTGGCCCTCTCTGACTGGCTGCTGGAGCTGATGAGTGCGGGTGGAGCGGCAG GACAACTCAAAAAAGAATCTTCGAAGGAGGAGTCCGTGCAGACGGACTCGGGGGAGAGTCCCTACGTCCCTGGACCTGGGGAGAACCCGCTGTACACCGCCGAGCCTCTGACTCTGGACGACCTGAAGCTGCTGTCGGACCTCTTCTACCTGCCGTACGAGCACGGGCCCACGGCCAGGAGCATGCTGCAGGAGCTGGACTGGCTGAAGACCCACAGTCAGACCGAGCAG ACGGAGGAGTGGCGCTGCCGGGCGCAGCACTTCGATCAGATGTGCAAGGCGGTGGTGCAGATGTTCAACCGGCTGTCCAACGCTCCCAACCGCCGCGTCCTCTACGACCTCTACGACTACATCTGCGACATCAAGAGCGGGGTGGGGCTGGCGTGCGCCCACGTCAAAGCGCTCG GCGGGCAGGAATCACTGGTCGCACAGCTGATGACTGATGACCCTGAACCCTGGGGCTTCAGGGGGGGGCTCTCTGGAGAGTTCCAG AGGATGCTGCCAGGACATGGGAACAGGGACCTGTTCAGACACCCCCCCATGACGGCGGTTTACACCATCCGACCGTACAGCGCCGAGGACCAG ACTGCAGTTCAGAGGATCTTCAAGGGGATGCAGAAGGGGGGGGCAGGCGATAAAGCCCCTATGATGATGCAGCCCCCACTGATCAGCGATGG CCTGTCCTCAGGGGAAGTCCCCCCCTCCCCCGGACATGCTTTTGTCATGGAGGACGACGTGGGGGTGTGCGGCTATGCCATTGCCCTCATCGACGCCAAACCAGCTGCAGCCCAGTGTCAG AGGGCGCCCTTGTGTGAGGACTACCCCTCCATGCTAGGAGTCCAGGTGCTGCCCAGAGTCACTGACCCCTCACCTGCCAGACGCATGACGGGTCTGCTGATGTCCTCCCTGAAGAGCAGTG GATCCAGAGGAGTGTTTTGTGAGTTGAGGCAGAGCGATCGGAGGATGATCGATTTCTTCTCAAAGCTGGGCTCCTTCAAACACCTGTCCGGGGCGGACCTTCCTCAGGACGTCCTGGTCATGGCGGCGAGTCTGTGA
- the cant1b gene encoding soluble calcium-activated nucleotidase 1b isoform X2, protein MAVERRRRTGCSGLSPSPDDEDQGSALMNSLGFALQGVPLLAASTDLRFHPRWRAITVATLLAVVLTVYLQRTAGHKGRQGGHRLQVEDAFRITASGPTLPQRSERRYNSTYPLSPPQRTPHGVRYRIAVIADLDTASRSSKDQTWFSCMKRGYLTVPDGASRLEVEWDSDTVTLESQLSEKGRGMELSELQVFNGHLYSVDDRTGVVYRIEGSRAVPWVILADGDGSVSKGFKAEWMAVKDERLFVGGLGKEWTTTSGEVLNNNPEWVKVVGYNGDVEHQNWESKYNSLRSAAGIEPPGYLIHESASWSERLQRWFFLPRRASHERYEETADERRATNLLLTCPDDFSHISTRRVGPLSPTHGFSSFKFVPDTDDQIILALKSEEDAGKIATYITAFSLDGKVLLPETETNI, encoded by the exons ATGGCCGTGGAGAGGAGGCGAAGGACGG GCTGCAGTGGCCTTAGCCCCTCCCCTGATGATGAGGACCAAGGCAGCGCTCTCATGAACTCCTTGGGCTTTGCCCTGCAGGGGGTCCCCCTCCTGGCTGCCTCCACTGACCTGCGCTTCCACCCCAGATGGCGGGCGATAACCGTGGCGACGCTGCTGGCCGTGGTGCTCACCGTGTACCTGCAGCGGACAGCGGGGCACAAAGGCAGGCAGGGGGGGCACCGCCTTCAGGTGGAGGACGCCTTCAGGATAACCGCATCAGGCCCCACCCTGCCGCAGAGAAGCGAAAGGCGGTACAACTCCACGTACCCTCTGAGCCCTCCACAGAGGACGCCGCACGGCGTTCGCTATCGGATCGCTGTGATTGCAGACCTGGACACGGCGTCACGGAGCTCCAAGGATCAGACGTGGTTTAGCTGCATGAAGAGAGGCTACCTGACGGTCCCCGACGGCGCCAGCAGGCTGGAGGTGGAGTGGGATTCTGACACGGTCACGCTGGAGAGTCAGCTGTCCGAGAAAGGGCGAG GGATGGAgctgtcagagctgcaggtcTTCAACGGTCACCTGTACAGCGTGGACGACCGCACCGGGGTGGTGTACAGGATAGAGGGCAGCCGGGCCGTCCCCTGGGTCATCCTGGCTGACGGGGACGGGTCGGTCTCCAAAG GATTCAAGGCGGAGTGGATGGCCGTGAAAGATGAGCGGCTGTTTGTGGGGGGGCTCGGGAAGGAGTGGACCACCACCTCCGGGGAAGTGCTCAACAACAACCCAGAGTGGGTGAAGGTCGTCGGATACAACGGAGACGTGGAGCATCAGAACTGGGAGTCAAAGTACAACAGCCTGCGGAGTGCAGCGGGGATCGAACCTCCGG GTTATCTCATCCATGAGTCGGCATCGTGGAGCGAGCGCCTCCAGCGCTGGTTCTTCCTCCCTCGCCGCGCCAGCCACGAGCGCTACGAGGAGACCGCAGACGAGCGGCGTGCCACCAACCTGCTGCTCACCTGTCCCGACGACTTCAGCCACATCAGCACGCGGCGCGTGGGGCCGCTCAGCCCCACCCACGGCTTCTCCTCCTTCAAATTCGTTCCAGACACAGATGATCAGATCATCCTGGCTCTGAAATCGGAAGAAGACGCCGGCAAGATCGCCACTTACATCACAGCCTTCAGTCTGGACGGGAAGGTGCTGCTGCCAGAGACTGAG ACTAACATCTGA
- the cant1b gene encoding soluble calcium-activated nucleotidase 1b isoform X3, with amino-acid sequence MNSLGFALQGVPLLAASTDLRFHPRWRAITVATLLAVVLTVYLQRTAGHKGRQGGHRLQVEDAFRITASGPTLPQRSERRYNSTYPLSPPQRTPHGVRYRIAVIADLDTASRSSKDQTWFSCMKRGYLTVPDGASRLEVEWDSDTVTLESQLSEKGRGMELSELQVFNGHLYSVDDRTGVVYRIEGSRAVPWVILADGDGSVSKGFKAEWMAVKDERLFVGGLGKEWTTTSGEVLNNNPEWVKVVGYNGDVEHQNWESKYNSLRSAAGIEPPGYLIHESASWSERLQRWFFLPRRASHERYEETADERRATNLLLTCPDDFSHISTRRVGPLSPTHGFSSFKFVPDTDDQIILALKSEEDAGKIATYITAFSLDGKVLLPETEIGDLKYEGLEFI; translated from the exons ATGAACTCCTTGGGCTTTGCCCTGCAGGGGGTCCCCCTCCTGGCTGCCTCCACTGACCTGCGCTTCCACCCCAGATGGCGGGCGATAACCGTGGCGACGCTGCTGGCCGTGGTGCTCACCGTGTACCTGCAGCGGACAGCGGGGCACAAAGGCAGGCAGGGGGGGCACCGCCTTCAGGTGGAGGACGCCTTCAGGATAACCGCATCAGGCCCCACCCTGCCGCAGAGAAGCGAAAGGCGGTACAACTCCACGTACCCTCTGAGCCCTCCACAGAGGACGCCGCACGGCGTTCGCTATCGGATCGCTGTGATTGCAGACCTGGACACGGCGTCACGGAGCTCCAAGGATCAGACGTGGTTTAGCTGCATGAAGAGAGGCTACCTGACGGTCCCCGACGGCGCCAGCAGGCTGGAGGTGGAGTGGGATTCTGACACGGTCACGCTGGAGAGTCAGCTGTCCGAGAAAGGGCGAG GGATGGAgctgtcagagctgcaggtcTTCAACGGTCACCTGTACAGCGTGGACGACCGCACCGGGGTGGTGTACAGGATAGAGGGCAGCCGGGCCGTCCCCTGGGTCATCCTGGCTGACGGGGACGGGTCGGTCTCCAAAG GATTCAAGGCGGAGTGGATGGCCGTGAAAGATGAGCGGCTGTTTGTGGGGGGGCTCGGGAAGGAGTGGACCACCACCTCCGGGGAAGTGCTCAACAACAACCCAGAGTGGGTGAAGGTCGTCGGATACAACGGAGACGTGGAGCATCAGAACTGGGAGTCAAAGTACAACAGCCTGCGGAGTGCAGCGGGGATCGAACCTCCGG GTTATCTCATCCATGAGTCGGCATCGTGGAGCGAGCGCCTCCAGCGCTGGTTCTTCCTCCCTCGCCGCGCCAGCCACGAGCGCTACGAGGAGACCGCAGACGAGCGGCGTGCCACCAACCTGCTGCTCACCTGTCCCGACGACTTCAGCCACATCAGCACGCGGCGCGTGGGGCCGCTCAGCCCCACCCACGGCTTCTCCTCCTTCAAATTCGTTCCAGACACAGATGATCAGATCATCCTGGCTCTGAAATCGGAAGAAGACGCCGGCAAGATCGCCACTTACATCACAGCCTTCAGTCTGGACGGGAAGGTGCTGCTGCCAGAGACTGAGATTGGAGACTTGAAGTACGAGGGTCTGGAGTTCATCTGA
- the cant1b gene encoding soluble calcium-activated nucleotidase 1b isoform X1, with protein sequence MAVERRRRTGCSGLSPSPDDEDQGSALMNSLGFALQGVPLLAASTDLRFHPRWRAITVATLLAVVLTVYLQRTAGHKGRQGGHRLQVEDAFRITASGPTLPQRSERRYNSTYPLSPPQRTPHGVRYRIAVIADLDTASRSSKDQTWFSCMKRGYLTVPDGASRLEVEWDSDTVTLESQLSEKGRGMELSELQVFNGHLYSVDDRTGVVYRIEGSRAVPWVILADGDGSVSKGFKAEWMAVKDERLFVGGLGKEWTTTSGEVLNNNPEWVKVVGYNGDVEHQNWESKYNSLRSAAGIEPPGYLIHESASWSERLQRWFFLPRRASHERYEETADERRATNLLLTCPDDFSHISTRRVGPLSPTHGFSSFKFVPDTDDQIILALKSEEDAGKIATYITAFSLDGKVLLPETEIGDLKYEGLEFI encoded by the exons ATGGCCGTGGAGAGGAGGCGAAGGACGG GCTGCAGTGGCCTTAGCCCCTCCCCTGATGATGAGGACCAAGGCAGCGCTCTCATGAACTCCTTGGGCTTTGCCCTGCAGGGGGTCCCCCTCCTGGCTGCCTCCACTGACCTGCGCTTCCACCCCAGATGGCGGGCGATAACCGTGGCGACGCTGCTGGCCGTGGTGCTCACCGTGTACCTGCAGCGGACAGCGGGGCACAAAGGCAGGCAGGGGGGGCACCGCCTTCAGGTGGAGGACGCCTTCAGGATAACCGCATCAGGCCCCACCCTGCCGCAGAGAAGCGAAAGGCGGTACAACTCCACGTACCCTCTGAGCCCTCCACAGAGGACGCCGCACGGCGTTCGCTATCGGATCGCTGTGATTGCAGACCTGGACACGGCGTCACGGAGCTCCAAGGATCAGACGTGGTTTAGCTGCATGAAGAGAGGCTACCTGACGGTCCCCGACGGCGCCAGCAGGCTGGAGGTGGAGTGGGATTCTGACACGGTCACGCTGGAGAGTCAGCTGTCCGAGAAAGGGCGAG GGATGGAgctgtcagagctgcaggtcTTCAACGGTCACCTGTACAGCGTGGACGACCGCACCGGGGTGGTGTACAGGATAGAGGGCAGCCGGGCCGTCCCCTGGGTCATCCTGGCTGACGGGGACGGGTCGGTCTCCAAAG GATTCAAGGCGGAGTGGATGGCCGTGAAAGATGAGCGGCTGTTTGTGGGGGGGCTCGGGAAGGAGTGGACCACCACCTCCGGGGAAGTGCTCAACAACAACCCAGAGTGGGTGAAGGTCGTCGGATACAACGGAGACGTGGAGCATCAGAACTGGGAGTCAAAGTACAACAGCCTGCGGAGTGCAGCGGGGATCGAACCTCCGG GTTATCTCATCCATGAGTCGGCATCGTGGAGCGAGCGCCTCCAGCGCTGGTTCTTCCTCCCTCGCCGCGCCAGCCACGAGCGCTACGAGGAGACCGCAGACGAGCGGCGTGCCACCAACCTGCTGCTCACCTGTCCCGACGACTTCAGCCACATCAGCACGCGGCGCGTGGGGCCGCTCAGCCCCACCCACGGCTTCTCCTCCTTCAAATTCGTTCCAGACACAGATGATCAGATCATCCTGGCTCTGAAATCGGAAGAAGACGCCGGCAAGATCGCCACTTACATCACAGCCTTCAGTCTGGACGGGAAGGTGCTGCTGCCAGAGACTGAGATTGGAGACTTGAAGTACGAGGGTCTGGAGTTCATCTGA